A single window of Vigna unguiculata cultivar IT97K-499-35 chromosome 1, ASM411807v1, whole genome shotgun sequence DNA harbors:
- the LOC114194169 gene encoding CWF19-like protein 2, with protein MMETLCKISLTSANQLAAKAIQLRLKGKHEEAEKLMRMQNKEYSVSTQAYDEHDFEDGPSRKSRKKNVGDDSKTQKKTNRFLAQQERCLFCLENPNRPMHLVVSIANFTYLMLPQWQPVVPGHCCILPIQHESATRTVHENVWTEIKNFKKCLVMMFAKQGKEVVFIETVMGLAQQRRHCMVECIPLPQDIAKEAPLYFKKAIDEAEDEWSQHNAKKLIDTSEKGLHNSIPMHFPYFHVEFGVKKGFVHVIDDEKEFNSRLGLSVVRGMLHLTEEDMCRRRRYKAMEVQKQEVASFFKEWKHFDWTKQLQDRF; from the exons ATGATGGAAACTTTATGCAAGATTTCGTTAACAAGTGCAAATCAATTGGCAGCCAAGGCTATACAACTTCGTTTGAAGGGAAAACATGAAGAAGCTGAAAAACTGATGAGAATGCAAAACAAGGAGTATAGCGTTTCCACTCAGGCTTATGATGAGCATGATTTTGAGGATGGTCCGAGCAGAAAGAGTAGAAAGAAGAACGTGGGTGATGATAGTAAGACCCAAAAAAAGACTAATCGGTTCTTGGCTCAGCAAGAACGCTGCCTCTTTTGTTTAGAAAATCCAAATCGTCCTATGCATCTTGTTGTTTCAATCGCAAATTTCACATATCTTATGTTGCCACAGTGGCAGCCCGTGGTTCCTGGTCATTGCTGCATCTTGCCAATTCAG CATGAATCTGCTACGAGAACCGTACACGAAAATGTGTGgacagaaattaaaaattttaaaaagtgccTAGTTATGATGTTCGCGAAGCAAGGGAAGGAGGTAGTGTTTATTGAGACGGTGATGGGATTGGCCCAGCAACGAAGGCATTGTATGGTTGAGTGCATCCCTTTACCCCAAGATATTGCCAAAGAGGCTCCTTTGTACTTTAAAAAG GCTATTGATGAAGCTGAAGATGAGTGGAGTCAGCACAATGCCAAGAAACTGATTGATACAAGTGAGAAGGGATTGCATAATTCAATTCCAATGCACTTCCCATATTTTCACGTTGAATTTGGTGTAAAGAAGGGTTTTGTTCATGTTATCGACGACGAGAAAGAATTTAACAGCAGGCTTGGGTTGAGTGTGGTAAGAGGCATGCTACACTTGACAGAGGAGGACATGTGTAGGCGACGACGCTACAAGGCTATGGAGGTACAAAAGCAAGAAGTTGCAAGTTTTTTCAAAGAGTGGAAACATTTTGATTGGACAAAACAGCTTCAAGACCGTTTCTAA
- the LOC114192515 gene encoding probable LRR receptor-like serine/threonine-protein kinase RKF3: MSLPFYFSLSFIFSLSFILPPPSLAANETVPCPLNITVLRVVGGGARPSFDSGTQCHYILQALHLLQADYLRRSNLFVPPLNASESCWASFQSFINEFDPSIDIRSSCGLKTEWISQGCMNITTKQQFEDTAPTAAIQAVQGNCNQSLENNAPCALCTTKLSNLLSYLTGPTDGNVSDCRAYTSIYAASLSDQYGATDPGTAKCLFGLDFSSPGSSGKRRTIIIVVSVFCFLALLVFAGVWTYIRWKKRNEFAGGKGVGTSELGLGLGSGLDSMNQSTTLIRFTFDEIRKATRNFSRDNMIGSGGYGNVYKGILLDGSPVAFKRFKNCSVAGDASFTHEVEVIASVRHVNLVTLRGYCTATTNLEGHQRIIVTDLMENGSLYDHLFGSSKKNLSWPIRQKIALGTARGLAYLHYGAQPSIIHRDIKASNILLDHKFEAKVADFGLAKFNPEGMTHMSTRVAGTMGYVAPEYALYGQLTERSDVFSYGVVLLELLSGKKALQTNDDGQPSALTDFAWSLVRNGSALDVVEDGIPEAGPPEVLEKYVLIAVLCSHPQLYARPTMDQVVKMLETDESVPSLTDRPIPFIAGRIDIEKSALSNSGQLCSPTGYQAYTLQGRRRSISKEEEESSVADTVTTE, from the coding sequence ATGTCCCTTCCCTTCTATTTCTccctctcttttattttctctctttcatttatTCTTCCGCCTCCTTCTCTCGCCGCCAACGAAACCGTTCCGTGTCCATTGAACATCACCGTGCTCCGCGTGGTGGGCGGCGGCGCCCGTCCCTCCTTCGACTCCGGCACGCAGTGCCATTACATCCTGCAGGCCCTCCACCTCCTCCAGGCGGACTACCTCCGCCGCAGCAACCTCTTCGTGCCGCCGCTCAACGCCTCCGAGTCCTGCTGGGCCTCCTTCCAGTCCTTCATCAACGAGTTCGACCCGAGCATCGATATCCGCTCCTCCTGCGGACTCAAAACCGAGTGGATCTCCCAAGGCTGCATGAACATCACCACCAAACAGCAGTTCGAAGACACCGCCCCCACCGCCGCAATCCAGGCCGTCCAAGGCAACTGCAACCAGTCCCTCGAAAACAACGCCCCCTGCGCCCTCTGCACTACCAAACTCTCCAACCTTCTCTCCTACTTGACCGGCCCAACCGACGGGAACGTCTCCGATTGCCGAGCCTATACCTCCATCTACGCCGCCTCTCTCTCTGACCAATATGGCGCCACTGACCCCGGAACCGCCAAGTGCCTCTTCGGCCTCGATTTTTCCTCCCCCGGCTCCAGCGGTAAGCGCCGAACCATCATTATCGTGGTTTCCGTTTTCTGTTTTCTGGCTTTGCTTGTTTTCGCCGGGGTTTGGACTTACATTAGATGGAAGAAGAGGAACGAGTTTGCGGGAGGGAAGGGTGTTGGAACATCCGAACTTGGTTTGGGTTTGGGTTCTGGGTTGGATTCCATGAATCAGAGTACGACTTTGATTAGGTTCACTTTTGATGAGATTAGAAAGGCTACTAGGAACTTCTCCAGGGATAACATGATCGGGAGTGGGGGTTATGGGAACGTTTACAAAGGAATCTTGCTGGATGGTAGTCCCGTTGCTTTCAAAAGGTTCAAGAATTGTTCTGTTGCCGGGGATGCAAGCTTCACTCACGAGGTTGAGGTTATTGCGAGTGTTCGCCATGTGAATCTTGTTACCTTAAGAGGTTATTGTACTGCCACCACCAATTTAGAGGGGCACCAGAGGATTATCGTGACTGATTTGATGGAAAATGGGAGTCTTTATGATCATTTATTTGGTTCTTCCAAGAAGAATCTGAGTTGGCCTATTCGTCAAAAGATTGCTCTGGGGACCGCTAGAGGGTTGGCTTATTTGCATTATGGGGCTCAACCTTCCATCATTCACAGAGATATCAAAGCTAGTAACATTCTTCTGGACCATAAGTTTGAGGCGAAGGTGGCGGATTTCGGGTTGGCGAAGTTCAACCCAGAGGGAATGACGCATATGAGCACTAGAGTGGCTGGGACTATGGGGTATGTTGCTCCTGAGTATGCCTTGTATGGACAGTTGACAGAGAGAAGTGATGTGTTCAGTTATGGTGTTGTGCTTCTTGAGCTTTTGAGTGGGAAAAAGGCTCTTCAAACGAACGATGATGGCCAACCCTCTGCACTCACCGACTTTGCTTGGTCGTTGGTTAGAAACGGTAGTGCTCTGGATGTTGTTGAAGATGGCATTCCAGAGGCAGGTCCACCAGAAGTTCTTGAGAAGTATGTGTTGATTGCTGTGCTGTGTTCTCATCCACAGCTATACGCTAGACCGACAATGGACCAGGTTGTTAAAATGCTGGAGACAGATGAATCGGTTCCTTCGTTAACGGATAGGCCAATTCCTTTTATTGCTGGCAGGATTGACATTGAAAAATCTGCTCTCAGTAACTCGGGTCAGCTCTGCAGTCCAACCGGTTATCAAGCATATACATTACAAGGTCGACGCAGATCTAtttccaaagaagaagaagaaagttcAGTGGCTGATACTGTTACCACAGAATGA
- the LOC114181538 gene encoding receptor-like cytosolic serine/threonine-protein kinase RBK2: MEDEVDSPVGVLEDYFFKSSESETSSSKEPGTTDSDKSKPGSKWHAFLQLLRVKSKKPVATLYPLSVLKLSRIFSSGMRETVIDSDSSFHSSPWKIFTHHEIQIATNYFAQENCIGKGGYAEVYKGCLPNNQLVAIKRLTRGAENETIGDFLSELGIMAHVNHPNTAKLVGYGVEGGMHLVLELSEKGCLASVLNGSKEKLPWSVRQKIALGTAKGILYLHEGCQRRIIHRDIKASNILLTEDFEPQICDFGLAKWLPENWTHHSVSKIEGTFGYLAPEYLLHGIVDEKTDVFAFGVVLLELVTGRRALDYSQQSLVLWAEPFLKKNSIRELIDPSLADYVFDCRQIKIMLFTASLCIQQSSIRRPSMNQVVQLLNGNVSGSRFTKKSQLPFTRKDFLEEFIDSD; this comes from the exons ATGGAGGACGAGGTGGATTCCCCTGTTGGCGTTCTTGAAGATTATTTTTTCAAGAGTTCAGAATCAGAAACTAGTTCTTCGAAAGAACCTGGTACTACGGATTCTGATAAGTCAAAGCCCGGTTCTAAGTGGCATGCGTTTCTTCAATTGTTGAGGGTCAAATCGAAGAAGCCGGTGGCCACATTGTATCCTCTAAGTGTCCTCAAACTCTCCAGAATATTCAGCAGTGGCATGAGGGAGACTGTGATAGATTCTGATTCTTCCTTTCATAGTTCACCCTGGAAGATCTTCACTCACCATGAGATACAAATTGCAACCAATTACTTCGCCCAAG AAAATTGTATTGGAAAAGGTGGTTATGCTGAAGTTTACAAAGGGTGTTTACCAAATAATCAGCTGGTGGCTATTAAACGATTGACACGTGGAGCAGAAAATGAAACTATAGGGGACTTCTTATCAGAACTTGGCATAATGGCTCATGTAAACCATCCCAATACTGCTAAATTAGTTGGCTATGGAGTGGAGGGAGGAATGCATTTAGTGCTTGAGTTGTCTGAAAAAGGGTGCTTAGCTTCAGTGCTGAATG GTTCCAAGGAGAAGCTACCATGGTCTGTTAGGCAGAAAATAGCATTAGGAACAGCCAAGGGTATATTGTATCTTCATGAAGGTTGTCAAAGAAGAATTATCCACAGAGATATAAAAGCATCAAATATCTTGCTCACTGAGGACTTTGAGCCGCAG ATCTGTGATTTCGGGCTAGCAAAATGGCTACCAGAGAATTGGACCCACCACAGCGTTTCAAAAATCGAAGGGACTTTTGG TTACCTTGCTCCAGAATACTTGCTTCATGGGATAGTGGATGAGAAAACAGATGTTTTTGCCTTTGGTGTAGTGCTATTAGAATTAGTCACTGGGCGAAGAGCACTTGATTATTCACAACAAAGCCTTGTTTTGTGG GCAGAACCTTTTCTGAAAAAGAACAGCATTAGGGAGCTGATTGATCCTTCACTTGCTGATTATGTTTTTGACTGTCGGCAGATTAAAATTATGCTTTTCACAGCTTCTTTATGCATTCAACAATCCTCTATTCGTCGCCCCTCCATGAACCAG GTTGTGCAGCTTCTGAATGGTAACGTTAGCGGCTCTAGGTTCACCAAGAAATCTCAACTTCCATTCACTCGAAAGGACTTTCTAGAAGAGTTCATTGATTCTGATTAA